Below is a window of Xyrauchen texanus isolate HMW12.3.18 chromosome 1, RBS_HiC_50CHRs, whole genome shotgun sequence DNA.
TCTTACTGCAATTAACTCTGATCATTGGAAATAATCGCAATATTGGTGTACATGTGAATGTATGTGCACAATGTATTattggctgtgaatactttccggatgcactgtaatgtATGTGCACAATTTTTTTAGCCTGTGTGCACTAAATGTATCCTGTCTCAAATGTTTTCTTATATACCTTAAAATGTAACACCACTTGACCCATGGTGAAATGCTGTTTTGTCTCACTATACacagtgtactgtatatggttgaaatgacaaacCCACTTGACTTGAACTGTTTGTTACGATCTTCTATTTTTGAATATATCACGTGACGTAACATGTTGTATAAATCTATATAATGTATCAGTTTCAagttttacatttaattcagtaATTCACACACTTttccacaatattctaattttttgagaccTACCTGTATAGAATGCATACGTGAAAATTGTTGTCTGTTTAGTTTGGCCATACCTTGACTATTTGGGGTCGAGAAATCCTATAAATAGGTGGTAGGGTGCCTGCCATCAGCTGTTCTGCCTCCTCTGTCCAGAAAGCAAAGCGCTGCCCGAAGTTCTGCCCATGCCTATTCAAAAGTATGGTACTTTTAATGTAGCATAATTTTAAAGCAGACCAATGTTTTACAGCTTGCAATGTGTCCTACCTTGCAATCGACAATTTCTCCAGAATCTGGAGACACCACCACTTCGAATAGATGGTATGTCAGTCTGTAATACACATGTAATATTGGAGTCttgcattgtttgtttttaacattcTTTGATACATATACATTCCATGAATTACAACTTACATCCAAAAAGTGAAACATGGCACCAGTACAGATGCAAAGGGCATACTgttaaagagaaaaataatgATTACGGAGATTTAGGACAAACAGGAGAAATTTAGTAGAAATTGTATAAGTTTACCATAAGCATGAATATCCCACAGCTCTGTCCATCTGACTGAACTGGAAATGGCTGAAAAGTAATATACAGTTACTCAGATGTGATGTTGACAACCATATATAGTGTCCGCTGAGCAAAATGAAATAGCAAAATTACATATTAAGCAAAGTTACATCAAAATCTTTGCCCGTCTTCTCCACCCACGGTCCATTAGCCACTGCTCCTGCAAGTTGTctggaaaaaaattatgcaaaactgAATCCATAGAACAAGGTTTTTGCCTCAATcctaaagccagagaacaaggcttttactcaaacctaaagccagagaacaaggcttttactcaaacctgaagccagagaacaaggcttttactcaaacCTGAAGCCAGAGAACAAGGATTTTACTCAAAcctaaagccagagaacaaggATTTTACTCAAAcctaaagccagagaacaaggcttttactcaaacctaaagccagagaacaaggcttttactcaaacctgaagccagagaacaaggcttttactcaaacctgaagccagagaacaaggcttttactcaaacctgaagccagagaacaaggcttttactcaatcctaaagccagagaacaaggcttttactcaatcctaaagccagagaacaaggcttttactcaatcctaaagccagagaacaaggcttttactcaatcctaaagccagagaacaaggctttgCCTGAACAGGATATCAGTCCATTTCACTCAGTTTGATCTGTATTTGTTAAGGCTGTTACACAGTGTTGTTCAGGATTaactggatgaaaaaaaaaaaattttattcccATAGTAGCATGTAACTACATGCACTTTCTGTTCTCTGTGTTAGCCTTAATCGGTCACAGGTCAAACCTTGCTAATGTCCTCTGCTTATGCGTTTCAAACCTAAATATGGTTCGGTATTTCTCATCTCCAAACCCATTTGGACATAATGAGTCCAGAAAAATAGCCTCCTTCTTAGCAACTAATAACACCTATGAAGAACATACCCTATTAATGTCAGCTATAGGGGCACCAACTGGTTTAAAAATAGaggaaaaactaaaaaacaatgtAACTGTACACAAAGCATGTAGTGGCTTGCTGTTTGTGACCCCTAGACCATGCTGGCAAAATGATGATATCTTTAGATTCCACATTgtcctatgaaaaaaaaaatatgttcagaTCTCCTTGGACATATCTTCACTTAAAGAGGTGTATCTGCTGGACTTGTCAACACATTATGCAACTTACCGGCAAACTAGGTTCCCTTAGTTTCCATTTAGGGACTTCAAATAGGTCAGCAATGTGGACATCCATTCCCTGAATAAAATTGTATGTCTGCATTTCATATACatatatctcacaaaagtgagtaccccCCTCACATTTTAGCAAATATTCTGTTATATCTTTTCATGGGACAGCACTATAGAAATGAAACTTTGATGCATCTTAAGGTAGTCAGTGTATAGTTTGTTATGCAGTATAGATTTATTGTCCTCTGAAAATTACTCTACATACAGCCATTAACGTCTAAacagctggcaacaaaagtgagtacacctcaCAGCGAATGTCCTAATTGTGCATAaactgtcaatattttgtgtgagtACCATTATTATGCACTGCCTTAACCCCTACAGACTTGAAATTCACCAGAGCTGCATAGGTTTCTATAGGAATCATCTCCCAATCCTTCATGATGACatcagagctggtggatgttacaCTCCTTGCTCTCCTCCACCTTCCACTTTTGTTACCAGCTGTTTAGACGTTAATGGCTGTATGTAGAGTTATTTTTAGAAGACAAAACATCtatactgttatacaagctgtacagcAACTACCTTAAGATGCTTCACAGTTTCATTTCTATAGTGTTGTCCCATGAAAAGACAAAGCATTTGGGAAAAATGTCAGAGGTGTACTCACCTTTGCACAAATTTATGTGTAAGTCATCAAggtaaatacaaatacatacatgtCTCCTGGCTGCAGCCTCTACCAGCCTGAAGCACGCATTCCCAATCTGAAAGCACAGAATGTTTTGCATAATTACAATAAAGGCATTAGAACCATCCAAACTAGGGCTGAACGATATTCTGTTTTAGCATCAACATCGCGACGTGCGCATGTGCACAAGGAAACACCACCAATTTGTCTGATCACTTAAAACGGCACCACAAAGCGCTTTACGACGGATACAAAGTCCATTTCCTCACAGAGGACTTCGAGATAAAAAGTCGCAGTTTGCAGACGGCATTTTTCCCGGAGAGTCATACAGCCGAGAAAATCGCAGAGGCCCTGAGAGAAGCGGTGACGGCGTGGGGCTTAGATGAGACACGTCAAGTCTGTATAACAACAGATAATGCAGCGAACATGGTGAATTATTGACTTTAGCCTGGATTGATGGCTCACAATATCGCTAATATATATCGTTGGAAAAAAATATcgcaatgtattttttttccaatatcgtgcagccctaatccaAACTCTTTACAGCAATATCCACTTACATTGCTCTCCACCTGTTTATCTAGCCCCAGGCTCCAAAAGTCCTCCCTTCGAAGACAAACTGGGCCATCCAGAACAACAATTTCTTTTGCTGGACGTGTTCTGTCTAGCACATAGGTCAGctagaaataaacaaatatcCCTGTTAGGAATGAGCAatcatgcatttattatttaaagcACACTAACAAGCTGTGCATGTGAACATCCAGTTTAGTTTGGCACTCACCACTTGTTCTTGCTGAGGACACAACCTCTTGGACCACAGTGGACCTTTATTGGCATACTGGTGGTCCACCATTCCAATGTCTTCTGCATCGTTTTGGCTGCCCTCAGATTCATGGCTATGATCTACACAACAGTAAAGTAAATACTAATCATCATTGTCAAGTGTCATGTTTATATTTGCTATGTCACCAAGTAGGATTATTACAATACCTTGTGGCCGAAAGTAGGGCCTTAGCTGCGTAACATTAACTTTCTGTATTTTCCCTGACATAGCCACACTTGCCACACCCTTCTCGGTCAAGGATGTGAGGGTGAATGGCCCTTGGTGGAGATCCTGCAAACAATTTCCCTTCTTCACCTTCTTTTGGGCTCCCCAATTAGGACCTCGTCCCCTGCCTTAACTGAGCACTGGCGAACCCCTTTCCTTTTCTTTGCCTCAAAAGCCTTTTTTTGTTTCCCCTGTGCCTTTTCAATGTTTTTACGTACCTTAAAGATAAGAATATATTACTATGCGAACATTCTTATTCAAATTGAACATGCCATCCACACAACTCTGAACAAACCGTTTCATTGAGGGCCTTGACTCCAGCTAGTTTTAGCTCCAGCTCCTCCTCTGGGTCCGCCAATTCAAAGGCAGCATCTGTCTCACAGACATTTAATGCCTGTGGTAGACGGGGTGCCTATTGTACATTAAAAAGTACGGGCTGTACTTGGTGGATCTCTAAtttgaaacaaaatgttttgcatcaaatcacaaaataaaactcTTAAAACATGTATGCAATATACATTATCTAGTCATTTTGAATAATAACCTGTTTTGCAGTGTTTATTCCATAAACTATGGCCTGCAAGTGGATGTCCCAATCATCATGGTGCTGATTAACATATTTTCTGAGAGTCCTCTTTACATTTTGATTAGTTCTCTCATCCTTCAACATAGAAAGGAATTACTACATGCACTTTAGTATACATTGGCTAAAGTTGACTTTACTGTTTAGCGGGATGTCATGATGGCACACTTACTTGGCCGTTTGACTGTGGATGGTATGCACTTGTGATGGCATGCTTGATGTTCAGCGCCGCAAATATGTGTGCATTAAGCTGTACATAATTCAGACACACATGgttattttcaatatttattggtcTCAGAAATGACCAATGACCGCTTAAAACAGCGTGAATTGTGATGATGTCATATGTCCTGTATGAAGGGAGAGGGTAATAAGGACACATACCTCGTTAACAAATGCACGGCCCCTGTCAGTGATGATTTTCCGGACCATACCAAACGTGTAGAGCTTTGACACAAGTGCCTCAGCCACCTCAGTGCTGGAGCCACACTTCAAAGGCTCAGCGATAACCCACTTGGTGAAAAGGTCTGTCACCGTGAGGACGTATTGATGGTCTTTCATGGTTTTTTCAGTGGACCAATGAGGTCCATACCGACCACCTCCCATGGCTCTTTCACCTGTAGAGATATGTAATATTACCACATCACCTAACGTGTCGCTTCAAGTGGTACACCAAGTTAAGCTCTACCTTAATAGGGTGAAGGGCAGGAGACACAGTCTTTATGGGGTCGTTCTTTTGGCATCTGTGACAGCTTTTGACCTGATGGATACATTTGTTATTTAGACCAAATAATTATCTTAAGTCAAACAAAGCCACTAAATCAATTCATTGCCTTAAAGCCATAATGTTAAATTCCATGAAAGTTCCAAAAAGTACCCAATCTGCTACATCTGCCTTTATGTTATCCCAGTAGTACCCCACAACAACCCTGTCCATGGTCGCCCTCACGCCCCCATGGTTCCCTGTGCCAGGGTTGTTGTGGCACTCCTCCAGGACAGCCCGCCTCTGCTCATCAGACAGCACAACCAGCCTCATGAATTGTGCACTGGGGCCAATGTAGAATAATTTACTTTCTGTGATAGACAAACAATGTTTGTTACGTAATGATTTTGCTGCTTTGTTTGGTATTACAATACAGTGCATTATGTGCACATGTGTCTTTGTTCAGGGATGCAAACACCTGTGGTGAAAAATGTTGGCGGTTACTATGTCTGACTAGATGGACTGACATGACATGTTCACACGTGTTAACTAAAACAATGCTAATATTATTTCAAATACCCACACTCACGTACCTCTTATAACGAAATGTGCAGCCATTCGTGAGACCTTCTTCTTCAACGCCGCATCCACCAACCCGTCAACCAAATATTGTCTAACGGCAGCGTAAAGGGCAAACTTCTCATTTCTTCCGCTGAACTCCATTTTCTTTCGCTGTGAGTGAATGAAAGTCTCGCGGTACAAATATGCGCATGCGTAGAACAGATCGTGCAGTGTCGTAAATCAAAATCAACGTCGCAAAACAGAATTATCATTTGCGCATGTGCGTTCTCTACTACGTAATTACGCGCATGCGTAGAACGGATCGTGCAGGTGGAACGGATCGTGTACCGACAGAGATGAACTGAACTAAAGATCATGAGCGGGAAACTGCCGCCGCTTGTTTGAAAAGACGATCCGTTCATTCATTGGTCAACTGTGATGCGTAGACGTCCATATCAGCCAATCACAAGCCTCTTCACCCTCCCCACACTGAGCGCGTGCTCGAACTAACCTTTATAAAGCAGCGGTGTAACGCTCATCTGCATTTCCTGTGAAGAACAGAGAAGAGACTGTTGAAGTCATGGCAAGAATTAAACAGACCGCTCGTAAATCCACCGGAGGAAAAGCCCCGAGGAAGCAGCTCGTTACTAAAGCCGCCCGTAAGAGCGCTCCAGACACCGGTGGAGTCCAGAAACCACATCGTTACAGGCCCGGTACCGTGACTCTGAGAGATCCGCCGTTATCAGAAGTCCACTGAGCTGCTGATTCACAAACTGCCTTTCCAGCGTCCGGTGAGAGAAATCGCTCAGGATTTCAAGACGGATCTGCGCTTCCGGAGTTCCGCTGTCATGATCCTGCAGGAGTCCAGCGAGGATTATTTGGTCGGTCTGTTCGAGGACAACAACTTGTGTGCCATCCATGCCAAGAGGGTCACCATCATGCCCAAAGACATTCAGCTGGCACGCCGGAGAACGCGCTTAAATCCACAGTGACGTCACCAACATCAACCCCGGAGACTCTTTTAAGAGTCACTTCAATCCCACTGACGGATCATTTCATTGTCAACGAGTCTTCTGATCTGTTGTACATTTGACAAATATTGGGCATACTTTTGTAAATCGGAATAATACATAAAATGATAAGAGGAATAACAATGTTGGTGATGGTAGTTGTCAATCACGAGGCGATGGACGGGATTAACATTTAGAAGCCCCTGATTGGCTGTTCTGAAGTTTGAGAATGCTGAATGTGTCCAATGAAATCAATCGTGAATTTCTGTGatgattgtttattgtttgtctcCAGTGTGAAAATATACTGGAGCATTTAGAGGTCCAGGAAGGAGAGTTTCGCGATCTACATGTATAAAGTCCTGAAGCAGGTTGATCCTGACACCGGGATCTCCTCCAAGGCGATGGGAATCATGAACTCTTTCGTCAACGACATCTTGGAGCGCATCGGCGGTGAAGCGTCTCGTCTCGCTCACTACAACAAGCTCCACCATCACATCGAGAGAGATCCAGACCGCCGTGCGTCTGCTGCTGCCCGCTGAACTGCACAAACACGCCGTGTCTGAGGCACAAAGCACCAAATACACCAGCTCCAAGTCCAATAACATCTGTGTCCTCCATTAACACAAACACTCTTTTAAGAGTCTCACATGTTCTCGTTTGAAGAGTTTGGATCTTTACAGAAAGTGAAATGACGGTCATCTGTATTGCACACTATTATTTATTAGTGATTAATGCAATCCGAGGTGTTGTGTTGAAGATTGTGTCATTTAGCAATGGTCAGTTATAATGTTCACATCTGCTGGTGTTCAGATATTCATGATTTAGTGGCTCCACCTTGTGTGCTTATGAAGAATAAATCACCCAACAGTGTCATTTAACTGCTTTATACCTTTTGTTCTGTCAATGTAGACATAAAAGATGCGTCACCAGGTTTTAGTTTAGAGCGACAAATCGTACCAGCGTACTTTGAGGTCAAAATGTGGACAGGTTTGCAGGTCTACAATTAACTTTTATTGTGTTGGATAAATTTCATTGTCAACAATTCTTCTGCTCTGTTgaacatttgacacattttgaaCATTGAGCTTTAAATATTTTCTCTACAGAAAAAAACTGTTTCATTTGAGTGAAATAAACTCCAATGATTTTAAACTATGAGCAAGAAATAAACACGTGACGTGACTTTCATCCTCCTTCAGTGGTGTGTTTCTACTAGGTCCTATAGGTGAATGCAAACATCTTCTCCGGATGTTGGTCGAGTCATATTCGAGTGAATATTAAACT
It encodes the following:
- the LOC127645871 gene encoding uncharacterized protein LOC127645871, whose product is MSGKIQKVNVTQLRPYFRPQDHSHESEGSQNDAEDIGMVDHQYANKGPLWSKRLCPQQEQVLTYVLDRTRPAKEIVVLDGPVCLRREDFWSLGLDKQVESNIGNACFRLVEAAARRHGMDVHIADLFEVPKWKLREPSLPWWCLQILEKLSIARHGQNFGQRFAFWTEEAEQLMAGTLPPIYRISRPQIVKEEQVEVEELPLTLKHMYQAEYIVRNSLGLFTGQVQEPSYMLMDHDDQMNAWRVLKESMECYAMEPFTFVFENIQDMETFMVICKDTLNLRVNAGVRVHSHPYTFY